One segment of Panthera leo isolate Ple1 chromosome A3, P.leo_Ple1_pat1.1, whole genome shotgun sequence DNA contains the following:
- the LOC122215777 gene encoding major prion protein, with the protein MVKGHIGGWILVLFVATWSDVGLCKKRPKPGGGWNTGGSRYPGQGSPGGNRYPPQGGGGWGQPHAGGGWGQPHAGGGWGQPHAGGGWGQPHAGGGWGQGGGTHSQWGKPSKPKTNMKHMAGAAAAGAVVGGLGGYMLGSAMNRPLIHFGNDYEDRYYRENMYRYPNQVYYRPVDQYSNQNNFVHDCVNITVRQHTVTTTTKGENFTETDMKIMERVVEQMCVTQYQKESEAYYQRGASAILFSPPPVILLLSLLILLIGG; encoded by the coding sequence ATGGTGAAAGGCCACATAGGCGGCTGGATCCTGGTTCTGTTTGTGGCCACATGGAGTGACGTGGGCCTCTGCAAGAAGCGGCCGAAGCCTGGTGGAGGATGGAACACTGGGGGGAGCCGGTACCCGGGGCAGGGCAGTCCTGGAGGCAACCGTTACCCACCCCAGGGCGGCGGCGGCTGGGGTCAGCCCCACGCCGGCGGCGGCTGGGGTCAGCCCCACGCCGGCGGCGGCTGGGGACAGCCCCACGCCGGCGGCGGCTGGGGACAGCCCCACGCCGGCGGCGGCTGGGGTCAAGGTGGTGGCACCCACAGTCAGTGGGGCAAACCCAGTAAGCCGAAAACCAACATGAAGCACATGGCAGGAGCCGCGGCAGCCGGGGCGGTAGTGGGGGGCCTCGGCGGCTACATGCTGGGGAGTGCCATGAACCGGCCCCTCATTCATTTTGGCAACGACTACGAGGACCGTTACTACCGTGAAAACATGTACCGCTACCCCAACCAAGTGTACTACAGGCCAGTGGATCAGTACAGCAACCAGAACAACTTTGTGCACGACTGCGTCAACATCACGGTCAGGCAGCACAcggtcaccaccaccaccaaggggGAGAACTTCACGGAGACCGACATGAAGATAATGGAGCGCGTGGTGGAGCAGATGTGCGTCACCCAGTACCAGAAAGAGTCCGAGGCCTACTACCAAAGAGGGGCGAGCGCCATCCTCTTCTCCCCGCCTCCCGTGATTCTCCTCCTCTCGCTCCTCATCCTCCTGATCGGGGGTTGA
- the PRND gene encoding prion-like protein doppel, producing the protein MRKHLGGCWLAIVCVLLFSQLSAVKARGIKHRIKWNRKTLPSISQVTEAHTAEIRPGAFIRQGRKLDIDLGAEGNRYYEANYWQFPDGIHYNGCSEANVTKEKFVTSCINATQVANQEELSREKQDDKLYQRVLWQLIRELCSVKHCDFWLERGAGLRVTLDQPVMLCPLVFIWFIVT; encoded by the coding sequence ATGAGGAAGCATCTGGGCGGATGCTGGTTGGCCATTGTCTGTGTCCTGCTGTTCAGCCAGCTCTCGGCAGTCAAGGCAAGAGGCATAAAGCACAGAATCAAGTGGAACCGGAAGACTTTGCCCAGCATCTCCCAGGTCACGGAGGCGCACACGGCTGAGATCCGCCCTGGGGCCTTCATCAGGCAGGGCCGGAAGCTTGATATCGACCTTGGTGCTGAAGGCAACAGGTACTACGAGGCCAACTACTGGCAGTTCCCCGATGGGATCCACTACAATGGCTGCTCCGAGGCCAACGTGACCAAGGAGAAGTTTGTCACCAGCTGCATCAACGCCACCCAGGTGGCCAACCAGGAGGAGCTGTCCCGCGAGAAACAAGACGACAAGCTTTACCAGCGGGTCCTCTGGCAGCTGATCAGGGAGCTCTGCTCTGTCAAACACTGTGATTTTTGGTTGGAAAGGGGAGCGGGACTTCGGGTCACCCTAGACCAGCCTGTGATGCTCTGCCCGCTGGTTTTCATTTGGTTTATTGTGACATAA